From the genome of Vicia villosa cultivar HV-30 ecotype Madison, WI linkage group LG2, Vvil1.0, whole genome shotgun sequence, one region includes:
- the LOC131651233 gene encoding uncharacterized protein LOC131651233 isoform X1, with the protein MGYEQLTPVVWGWPRMDRSRMRQRRRRGFAGSEPERRWACDGVRTSCDSIVVTRCSLKVMSLEFGLEWMLLKVAKLLKVVAADTGGSDGCSGVVLEPWILLQLDEYLQRARCIVVDGDASSLLPRHAHGKFLRMFLGPINVRASRKDVQLKDYKYVRILGAFYLQLTGSDTDVYHYLEPLYNDYRKLRRKLADGRCGFQTKQKYRFGWFSMKLKLVGGDSAGVVTTYYMCSENGAGPTRDEIDFEFLNDLGLMEGKGWLRSLGCPKSSLYLRGHQFQMRVGEWQCGALMLFCCLIQMLCYREL; encoded by the exons ATGGGTTACGAGCAGCTGACACCGGTGGTGTGGGGATGGCCGAGAATGGATCGAAGCAGGATGCGTCAACGTCGGAGAAGGGGCTTCGCCGGATCTGAACCAGAGCGGCGCTGGGCGTGTGATGGGGTGAGAACGAGTTGCGATTCAATAGTGGTGACTCGTTGTTCGCTGAAGGTGATGTCGCTGGAGTTCG GTTTGGAATGGATGTTGCTGAAGGTTGCGAAATTGCTGAAGGTCGTCGCGGCGGATACAGGAGGGAGTGATGGCTGTTCCGGCGTGGTGTTGGAGCCGTGGATACTGTTGCAGTTAGATGAATATTTGCAGAGAGCCAGATGTATTGTTGTTGATGGTGATGCTTCTTCGCTTCTTCCAAGACATGCTCACG GGAAGTTTCTGAGGATGTTTTTGGGTCCTATTAATGTTCGTGCATCTCGTAAGGATGTGCAGCTTAAGGATTACAA GTATGTGAGGATACTTGGTGCTTTTTATTTGCAACTTACTGGATCTGATACTGATGTGTACCATTATCTGGAACCATTGTATAATGATTATAGAAAATTGAGGCGAAAATTAGCTGATGGAC GATGCggatttcaaacaaaacaaaaatatagaTTTGGTTGGTTTAGTATGAAGCTGAAATTGGTAGGAGGTGATTCTGCTGGTGTTGTCACAACTTATTAT ATGTGTTCAGAAAATGGTGCAGGCCCAACAAGagatgaaattgattttgagtTTTTG AATGATTTAGGTCTGATGGAGGGGAAAGGATGGTTAAGAAGCTTAGGATGTCCAAAGTCCTCACTATATCTGAGGGGACATCAGTTTCAGATGCGTGTCGGCGAATGGCAGTGCGGCGCGTTGATGCTGTTTTGCTGCCTGATTCAAATGCTTTGTTATCGGGAATTATGA
- the LOC131651233 gene encoding uncharacterized protein LOC131651233 isoform X3, with translation MLLKVAKLLKVVAADTGGSDGCSGVVLEPWILLQLDEYLQRARCIVVDGDASSLLPRHAHGKFLRMFLGPINVRASRKDVQLKDYKYVRILGAFYLQLTGSDTDVYHYLEPLYNDYRKLRRKLADGRCGFQTKQKYRFGWFSMKLKLVGGDSAGVVTTYYMCSENGAGPTRDEIDFEFLNDLGLMEGKGWLRSLGCPKSSLYLRGHQFQMRVGEWQCGALMLFCCLIQMLCYREL, from the exons ATGTTGCTGAAGGTTGCGAAATTGCTGAAGGTCGTCGCGGCGGATACAGGAGGGAGTGATGGCTGTTCCGGCGTGGTGTTGGAGCCGTGGATACTGTTGCAGTTAGATGAATATTTGCAGAGAGCCAGATGTATTGTTGTTGATGGTGATGCTTCTTCGCTTCTTCCAAGACATGCTCACG GGAAGTTTCTGAGGATGTTTTTGGGTCCTATTAATGTTCGTGCATCTCGTAAGGATGTGCAGCTTAAGGATTACAA GTATGTGAGGATACTTGGTGCTTTTTATTTGCAACTTACTGGATCTGATACTGATGTGTACCATTATCTGGAACCATTGTATAATGATTATAGAAAATTGAGGCGAAAATTAGCTGATGGAC GATGCggatttcaaacaaaacaaaaatatagaTTTGGTTGGTTTAGTATGAAGCTGAAATTGGTAGGAGGTGATTCTGCTGGTGTTGTCACAACTTATTAT ATGTGTTCAGAAAATGGTGCAGGCCCAACAAGagatgaaattgattttgagtTTTTG AATGATTTAGGTCTGATGGAGGGGAAAGGATGGTTAAGAAGCTTAGGATGTCCAAAGTCCTCACTATATCTGAGGGGACATCAGTTTCAGATGCGTGTCGGCGAATGGCAGTGCGGCGCGTTGATGCTGTTTTGCTGCCTGATTCAAATGCTTTGTTATCGGGAATTATGA
- the LOC131651233 gene encoding uncharacterized protein LOC131651233 isoform X2 gives MGYEQLTPVVWGWPRMDRSRMRQRRRRGFAGSEPERRWACDGVRTSCDSIVVTRCSLKVMSLEFGLEWMLLKVAKLLKVVAADTGGSDGCSGVVLEPWILLQLDEYLQRARCIVVDGDASSLLPRHAHGKFLRMFLGPINVRASRKDVQLKDYKYVRILGAFYLQLTGSDTDVYHYLEPLYNDYRKLRRKLADGRCGFQTKQKYRFGWFSMKLKLVGGDSAGVVTTYYMCSENGAGPTRDEIDFEFLV, from the exons ATGGGTTACGAGCAGCTGACACCGGTGGTGTGGGGATGGCCGAGAATGGATCGAAGCAGGATGCGTCAACGTCGGAGAAGGGGCTTCGCCGGATCTGAACCAGAGCGGCGCTGGGCGTGTGATGGGGTGAGAACGAGTTGCGATTCAATAGTGGTGACTCGTTGTTCGCTGAAGGTGATGTCGCTGGAGTTCG GTTTGGAATGGATGTTGCTGAAGGTTGCGAAATTGCTGAAGGTCGTCGCGGCGGATACAGGAGGGAGTGATGGCTGTTCCGGCGTGGTGTTGGAGCCGTGGATACTGTTGCAGTTAGATGAATATTTGCAGAGAGCCAGATGTATTGTTGTTGATGGTGATGCTTCTTCGCTTCTTCCAAGACATGCTCACG GGAAGTTTCTGAGGATGTTTTTGGGTCCTATTAATGTTCGTGCATCTCGTAAGGATGTGCAGCTTAAGGATTACAA GTATGTGAGGATACTTGGTGCTTTTTATTTGCAACTTACTGGATCTGATACTGATGTGTACCATTATCTGGAACCATTGTATAATGATTATAGAAAATTGAGGCGAAAATTAGCTGATGGAC GATGCggatttcaaacaaaacaaaaatatagaTTTGGTTGGTTTAGTATGAAGCTGAAATTGGTAGGAGGTGATTCTGCTGGTGTTGTCACAACTTATTAT ATGTGTTCAGAAAATGGTGCAGGCCCAACAAGagatgaaattgattttgagtTTTTG GTCTGA
- the LOC131651237 gene encoding putative disease resistance protein RGA3 translates to MAEAVLELVLHNLKSLVQKEIGLFLGFDQDFNSLSSLLTTIKATLEDAEEKQFTDRAIKDWLLKLKDAAYVLDDILDECATQVLEMESKGLSNKVQSSFLFSFHPMHVAFRYKIAKKMKSIRERLDGIAEERTKFHLTEIVREKRSGVLDWRQTTSIITQPQVYGRDEDKDRIIDFLVGDASSVEDLCVYPIVGLGGLGKTTLAQLIFNHEKVVSHFELRIWVCVSEDFSLKRMTKAIIESATGHACAELDLEPLQRKLLDFLKGKRYLLVLDDVWDDEQENWQRLKSVLACGGKGTSILVTTRLLKVAAIMGTISPHDLSTLSDTDCWQLLKQRAFGPNEEEREELVVIGKEIVKKCGGVPLAAMALGSFLRFKREKIEWLDVKESKLWNLQGEDHVMSALRLSYLNLPVKLRPCFALCALFPKDEIINKKFLIDLWMANGFISSNAMLEAEDIGNEVWNELYWRSFFQDIERDDVGEIENFKMHDLVHDLAQSIAEDVSCCVTEQSLSKRIHHLSIYSWKSSELVSSIQLHETISLKTLLISQYNYLPPLVLTCYSLRVLDFQSMKELPSWIFRLKHVRYLNLSWGKFKTLPESLCKLRNLQILKLDYCIRLQRLPYRLVELKALQHLSLEGCYSLSSLPPHVKKLASLKTLTMYVVGKKKGFLLAELGQMNLKGTLCVTHLERVKSMVNAKDANMLRKHLSNLELSWERNEDSQIQENVEEILEVLQPQTQQLQRLVVRGYTGAYFPQWMSSSSLNILTNLRLVNCKSCLHLPDLGKLPSLKNLTVSNMSHVKYLYEESSYGGVVGGFTKLEFLMLEKMSNLVSLSREDRENMFPYLSTLQITECPVILELPCLPSLINLYVTGKCSQHVLSSIHKHHTLEILCFRNNEELRFFSDGMLRDLTSLKIFHIDGLSKLDQLPAEISNNNSIQEINIIGCENLKSLPGELLHGLHSLNKLNITKCEKFKLSESFQYLTCLEELIIQSCPEIEGLHEALQHMTTLQSLILGGLPNLASLPDWLGNLSLLHSLKICNCPKLTCLPMSIQHLTSLETLKICNCSELGKRCKENTGEVWHKIAHIQFIHVQNH, encoded by the coding sequence atgGCTGAGGCTGTGCTTGAACTTGTGCTTCACAATTTGAAATCACTCGTTCAGAAGGAGATTGGCTTATTTCTTGGTTTTGATCAAGACTTTAATAGTCTTTCCAGCTTGCTGACAACAATCAAGGCTACTCTTGAAGATGCTGAGGAGAAACAATTCACTGACAGAGCAATCAAGGATTGGCTGCTTAAGCTCAAAGATGCTGCTTACGTCCTCGACGACATCTTGGACGAGTGTGCCACTCAAGTGCTGGAGATGGAGTCTAAAGGACTGTCAAACAAGGTACAAAGCTCTTTCTTATTCTCTTTTCATCCAATGCATGTCGCTTTCCGTTACAAAATTGCTAAGAAAATGAAGAGCATAAGAGAGAGATTAGATGGAATTGCTGAAGAAAGGACCAAATTTCATTTGACTGAGATTGTTAGAGAGAAGAGAAGCGGAGTCCTTGACTGGCGCCAAACAACTTCAATCATTACTCAACCTCAAGTCTATGGAAGAGATGAAGATAAGGATAGAATTATAGACTTTTTGGTCGGTGATGCTTCTAGTGTCGAGGATTTATGTGTTTATCCAATAGTTGGTCTTGGTGGACTTGGAAAAACAACACTTGCCCAACTTATATTCAATCATGAGAAGGTAGTCAGTCATTTTGAGCTGAGAATCTGGGTATGTGTTTCTGAAGATTTTAGTTTGAAGAGAATGACAAAAGCCATCATTGAATCAGCAACTGGCCATGCTTGTGCAGAGCTAGATCTAGAGCCATTACAAAGAAAACTTCTAGATTTTCTAAAAGGAAAAAGGTATTTGCTAGtgttggatgatgtatgggatgATGAACAAGAAAATTGGCAGCGGTTGAAATCTGTATTGGCATGTGGGGGAAAAGGCACATCAATTTTGGTCACCACTCGTCTTCTAAAGGTTGCAGCAATCATGGGAACAATATCCCCTCATGATTTATCTACGCTATCAGACACCGATTGTTGGCAGTTATTGAAACAAAGAGCCTTTGGACCAAATGAGGAAGAGAGGGAAGAACTTGTGGTCATAGGAAAGGAGATAGTAAAGAAGTGTGGGGGAGTGCCTCTTGCGGCAATGGCATTAGGAAGTTTCTTGCGattcaaaagagagaaaataGAGTGGCTCGATGTAAAGGAAAGCAAGCTATGGAATTTACAAGGTGAAGATCATGTCATGTCTGCCTTAAGATTAAGCTACTTGAATTTGCCAGTAAAATTGAGACCTTGTTTTGCCTTGTGCGCACTGTTTCCCAAAGATGAAATAATAAAcaagaagtttttgattgatctTTGGATGGCTAATGGGTTCATTTCATCCAATGCAAtgctggaagcagaagatatcgGGAATGAGGTGTGGAATGAGTTATATTGGAGATCATTTTTTCAAGATATAGAGAGAGATGATGTTGgtgaaattgaaaattttaaaatgcaCGACCTTGTTCATGATCTTGCTCAATCTATTGCAGAAGACGTTAGTTGTTGCGTTACGGAACAAAGCCTATCTAAAAGAATCCACCACCTCTCGATTTATAGTTGGAAATCATCGGAGTTAGTCAGTTCAATACAGTTACACGAGACTATATCATTGAAGACTCTTTTAATTTCTCAATACAACTATTTACCACCTCTTGTACTAACATGTTATTCTTTACGAGTACTAGATTTTCAAAGTATGAAAGAATTGCCATCTTGGATTTTTCGTTTGAAACATGTAAGGTACTTGAATCTTTCTTGGGGAAAATTCAAAACTCTTCCAGAATCCTTATGCAAGTTACGGAATTTGCAGATTTTAAAGTTAGATTATTGTATCCGCCTCCAAAGGTTGCCTTATAGGTTGGTAGAGTTGAAAGCTCTACAACATCTATCTTTAGAGGGCTGTTACTCACTATCTAGCTTACCTCCGCATGTAAAGAAATTGGCTTCCCTAAAAACTTTAACCATGTATGTAGTTGGCAAGAAAAAAGGGTTTCTTTTGGCGGAACTTGGACAAATGAACCTTAAAGGAACCCTTTGTGTTACACACTTGGAGAGAGTTAAAAGTATGGTGAATGCCAAAGATGCTAATATGTTGAGAAAGCACCTGAGTAATCTGGAATTGTCATGGGAGAGAAATGAAGATTCTCAAATACAAGAAAATGTCGAGGAGATTCTTGAAGTGCTTCAACCTCAAACACAACAACTTCAAAGGCTGGTAGTGAGAGGATATACAGGTGCCTATTTCCCACAATGGATGTCTAGTTCCTCTCTAAATATTTTAACCAATCTACGTCTTGTGAATTGCAAAAGTTGTTTACACCTTCCAGacttggggaaacttccttctctAAAGAATCTAACAGTATCTAACATGAGTCATGTAAAATACCTATATGAAGAATCATCCTATGGTGGAGTTGTAGGAGGTTTCACAAAACTAGAATTTTTGATGCTAGAGAAGATGTCAAACCTGGTAAGTTTATCAAGGGAGGACAGAGAAAACATGTTTCCGTACCTTTCAACACTTCAAATTACCGAATGTCCAGTAATATTGGAATTGCCTTGCCTTCCATCTCTCATTAATTTGTATGTAACAGGGAAATGCAGCCAACATGTACTAAGTTCAATTCATAAACATCATACTCTTGAAATCCTTTGTTTCAGAAATAATGAAGAGCTAAGATTCTTTTCAGATGGGATGCTAAGAGACCTCACTTCTCTAAAGATTTTTCACATTGATGGCCTTTCTAAGCTTGACCAACTCCCAGCTGAAATCAGTAATAATAATTCTATCCAAGAGATAAATATCATTGGTTGTGAGAATCTCAAGTCATTGCCAGGTGAATTATTACATGGATTGCACTCTCTTAACAAATTGAATATTACAAAGTGCGAAAAGTTCAAGCTAtcagaaagttttcaataccTCACTTGTCTGGAGGAATTGATAATTCAAAGTTGCCCAGAAATAGAAGGTCTGCATGAAGCATTACAACATATGACTACCCTTCAATCTTTGATATTGGGTGGTCTTCCAAACCTGGCATCCCTTCCTGACTGGTTAGGAAACCTAAGCTTGCTTCACAGTTTGAAGATTTGTAATTGTCCAAAACTGACATGTCTTCCCATGAGTATTCAACACCTTACTAGTCTGGAAACTTTGAAAATTTGCAATTGCAGTGAGTTAGGGAAGCGATGTAAAGAGAACACGGGTGAAGTTTGGCATAAAATAGCTCACATTCAATTCATTCATGTTCAAAaccattaa